The following are from one region of the Falco biarmicus isolate bFalBia1 chromosome 1, bFalBia1.pri, whole genome shotgun sequence genome:
- the STBD1 gene encoding starch-binding domain-containing protein 1 has translation MARDRGPPVLQPPAAAPRPAALPAEGRAWGWLGAGLWPALLVGLLAALVAWFWYGGRDGRGEEGGRAAAGEGPRGARSQAAAAGEPPGSGEPELRGAEAAALALPRGLGEDPAAVAGKEHNHVRSSELLEVERQLPKRGATDPREHPPAGTHGGPAGEQRAQVGSASDGWCTNSAGASDDVCKDASEERPGQPAESRDLDQEEWEVVSEHLAWGEAGKNSSVEDSDSKEWDQGDCPDGDLKAKRVAAVPPMFQNIHVTFRVHYFTHSDAQLIGVTGDHECLGQWHSYVPLKYDKDGFWSESISLPVDTKVEWKFILVENGKVRRWEECGNRTLVTEHEDQMVHQWWGYH, from the exons ATGGCCCGGGACCGCGGCCCGCCCGTGCTgcagccgcccgccgccgcgccgcgccccgccgccctgcccgccGAGGGCCGcgcctggggctggctgggagcgGGGCTGTGGCCGGcgctgctggtggggctgctGGCCGCCCTCGTCGCCTGGTTCTGGTACGGCGGCCGCGACGGGCGAGGCGAGGagggcggccgggcggcggccggCGAGGGGCCCCGGGGGGCGAGGAGCCAGGCGGCGGCCGCAG GGGAGCcgccggggagcggggagccGGAGCTGCGGGGCGCcgaggctgctgccctggccttGCCGCGGGGGCTAGGAGAGGATCCAGCGGCTGTAGCCGGGAAGGAGCATAACCACGTCCGCAGCAGCGAGCTTCTGGAGGTGGAGCGGCAGCTCCCGAAGCGGGGTGCCACCGACCCCAGGGAGCACCCGCCGGCTGGCACCCACGGCGGCCCGGCAGGCGAGCAGAGAGCCCAGGTGGGATCCGCAAGTGACGGATGGTGCACGAACTCAGCCGGAGCCTCTGATGATGTTTGTAAGGATGCGAGTGAGGAGCGGCCGGGTCAGCCAGCTGAGAGCAGGGACCTGGACCAGGAAGAGTGGGAAGTTGTTTCCGAGCACCTGGCCTGGGGGGAGGCTGGCAAGAACAGCAGCGTGGAAGACTCTGACAGCAAGGAATGGGATCAAGGAGACTGCCCTGATGGGGACTTGAAAGCCAAGAGAGTTGCAGCCGTGCCCCCCATGTTCCAAAATATCCACGTGACTTTCCGTGTGCACTACTTCACACACTCTGATGCTCAGCTGATAGGTGTTACTGGTGACCATGAGTGTCTGGGCCAGTGGCACAGCTATGTTCCCCTCAAGTATGACAAGGATGGCTTCTGGTCTGAATCCATTAGTTTGCCAGTAGACACCAAAGTAGAGTGGAAATTTATCTTGGTGGAGAATGGGAAGGTCCGACGTTGGGAAGAATGTGGTAACAGGACCCTAGTGACTGAACATGAAGATCAAATGGTTCATCAGTGGTGGGGATACCATTAA